In Plantibacter sp. PA-3-X8, one DNA window encodes the following:
- a CDS encoding glycosyltransferase family 4 protein: MRIAIFTPDISSNSLGRTYCLWLLMRANGWETEVFAPRGGEIWGPLRGGDFAANCRTVDEDDPKLLAAVEAADLVLAVKPVETSFGRARRLARTAHRPLLLDVDDPDLEAALSWRRPLRRFAKGILKFSAVRKNRELKRLALQADTIVSNPVLQAIYGGPVVPHVRDDRGFGAPHTSSKPSIAFVGTNRKHKGVDILREAVADRQDLGITLKLTDDAPEDARPWEQWVGMTSFDEGLALVENADIVVIPSKDDGYAHGQLPAKLMDAMLAGRAVIVSDIEPMTWAVGSGGLTVEPSSVSALASALGEVASPDTRTSLGAQARERALALFTVEAHQDAFRAICEGAVRRFSQETGTK, translated from the coding sequence ATGAGAATCGCGATCTTCACCCCGGACATCTCATCGAACTCGCTTGGTCGTACCTACTGCCTGTGGCTGCTGATGCGGGCCAACGGCTGGGAGACCGAGGTGTTCGCTCCACGTGGAGGCGAGATCTGGGGTCCGCTGCGCGGTGGAGACTTCGCCGCGAACTGTCGCACGGTCGACGAAGACGATCCCAAACTCCTTGCGGCGGTCGAAGCTGCCGACCTGGTCCTCGCAGTCAAGCCGGTGGAGACGTCTTTCGGGCGCGCAAGACGGCTCGCGCGCACAGCCCATCGCCCACTCCTCCTCGATGTCGACGACCCGGATCTCGAGGCCGCGTTGTCGTGGCGGCGCCCGCTGCGCCGCTTCGCGAAGGGCATCCTGAAGTTCAGCGCCGTGCGCAAGAACAGGGAGCTGAAGCGGCTCGCTTTGCAGGCGGACACCATCGTGAGCAATCCGGTCCTCCAAGCCATTTACGGCGGGCCTGTCGTTCCCCATGTTCGCGACGACCGGGGCTTCGGGGCACCGCACACCAGTTCCAAGCCCTCCATTGCCTTCGTCGGAACGAATCGGAAGCACAAGGGCGTCGACATCCTGCGGGAGGCGGTCGCGGACCGTCAGGATCTTGGCATCACGCTCAAGCTCACCGACGACGCGCCTGAGGACGCTCGGCCCTGGGAGCAGTGGGTCGGAATGACCTCCTTCGACGAGGGCCTCGCACTGGTCGAGAACGCGGACATCGTGGTGATCCCGAGCAAAGACGACGGATACGCCCATGGCCAGCTCCCGGCGAAGTTGATGGACGCCATGCTCGCCGGTCGCGCGGTCATCGTGAGCGACATCGAACCCATGACGTGGGCAGTGGGATCCGGCGGTTTGACGGTGGAACCGTCGTCTGTCTCGGCGCTCGCTTCGGCGCTCGGCGAGGTGGCGTCGCCGGACACACGGACGTCGTTGGGGGCGCAGGCGCGGGAACGTGCCCTCGCGTTGTTCACGGTCGAAGCACACCAAGACGCATTTCGGGCGATATGCGAGGGCGCCGTTCGTCGGTTCTCGCAGGAGACGGGTACCAAGTGA
- a CDS encoding alkaline phosphatase family protein, with the protein MAHDEEPGPDPGQESQPEARPKRPASRRDFFRAAGFGVAGLAAGGAVAGGIAAATAANPQEDYGFTPLPKRSEPGFDHVVVVMFENRSFDHMLGWLYPAGGEPAGQTFDGLAQGDYSNPGESGEAVPAHVYTGPTDQIMAQPDPDPGEFYPHVNTQLFGTIDPESNGDLRNPLQPPWNLPADTSPPKNDGFVKDYIVNSTLARGRKPTPEEYSTVMGGFSPEMLPVLSTLAKNFGVYDHWYAAVPSQTFCNRSFFHASTSHGYVTNIEGDGIGKWLSAPAVPTVFNRLEEAGKTWRVYYDAQQVVSLTGLLSAPSIERFWKSNFRSMEQFHEDAANGDLPDYAFVEPRMVFDHNDMHPPVVRPDNPSRDDVDPELDSAYSDMRAGEQLLGEVYTSIKHGASTTGSNAMNTVMLVTFDEHGGIYDHVAPPKATPPSGEPEAGEMGFTFDRLGLRVPTIVISAYTKAGSVINEEMHHGSLMKTLAELHGLDPLTERDRTATSIFNAVNLTSPRQPVLWPTVTPAYVPPNPEANARADKDKDRKRPLTPPALGLIGILLAKYEPGAPLPDNYADAYDVLTKHGEGLFGTRD; encoded by the coding sequence GTGGCACACGACGAGGAACCGGGTCCGGATCCCGGCCAGGAGTCCCAGCCCGAGGCACGCCCCAAACGCCCCGCCTCCCGCCGCGACTTCTTCCGCGCGGCAGGCTTCGGCGTCGCCGGGCTGGCAGCGGGCGGAGCGGTCGCGGGCGGGATCGCAGCCGCCACCGCAGCCAACCCGCAGGAGGACTATGGCTTCACGCCGCTCCCCAAGCGCAGCGAACCGGGCTTCGACCACGTCGTCGTCGTGATGTTCGAGAACCGCTCCTTCGACCACATGCTCGGATGGCTCTACCCGGCGGGTGGCGAACCGGCCGGCCAGACCTTCGACGGCCTCGCCCAGGGCGACTACAGCAACCCCGGCGAGTCCGGCGAAGCCGTCCCCGCCCACGTGTACACGGGCCCCACCGACCAGATCATGGCCCAGCCCGACCCGGACCCCGGCGAGTTCTACCCGCACGTCAACACGCAGCTCTTCGGCACCATCGACCCCGAGAGCAACGGCGACCTCCGCAATCCGCTGCAGCCCCCGTGGAACCTCCCGGCCGACACCTCCCCCCCCAAGAACGACGGCTTCGTCAAGGACTACATCGTCAACTCGACGCTCGCCCGCGGACGCAAGCCGACGCCCGAGGAGTACTCCACCGTGATGGGAGGCTTCTCCCCCGAGATGCTGCCGGTGCTGTCCACGCTCGCCAAGAACTTCGGCGTCTACGACCACTGGTACGCGGCGGTCCCCTCCCAGACCTTCTGCAACCGCTCCTTCTTCCACGCGAGCACCTCCCACGGTTACGTCACCAACATCGAGGGCGACGGGATCGGCAAGTGGCTGAGCGCACCGGCCGTCCCCACCGTGTTCAACCGGCTCGAGGAGGCCGGCAAGACCTGGCGCGTCTACTACGACGCCCAGCAGGTCGTGTCCCTCACCGGTCTCCTGAGCGCACCGTCGATCGAGCGATTCTGGAAGAGCAACTTCCGCAGCATGGAGCAGTTCCATGAGGACGCGGCGAACGGCGACCTGCCCGACTACGCCTTCGTCGAACCACGCATGGTGTTCGACCACAACGACATGCACCCGCCGGTCGTCCGTCCCGACAACCCGAGCCGGGACGACGTCGACCCGGAGCTCGACTCCGCCTACTCCGACATGCGCGCCGGCGAGCAACTCCTCGGCGAGGTCTACACGTCGATCAAGCACGGGGCGTCGACCACCGGCTCGAACGCGATGAACACGGTCATGCTCGTCACCTTCGACGAACACGGCGGCATCTACGACCACGTCGCACCGCCCAAGGCGACCCCGCCGTCGGGCGAGCCGGAGGCGGGCGAGATGGGCTTCACCTTCGACCGCCTCGGTCTGCGGGTGCCGACGATCGTCATCTCTGCGTACACGAAGGCCGGCAGCGTCATCAACGAGGAGATGCATCACGGCTCACTCATGAAGACCCTCGCCGAACTGCACGGACTCGACCCGCTGACCGAACGCGACCGCACCGCCACGAGCATCTTCAACGCCGTGAACCTCACCTCACCGAGGCAGCCGGTGCTGTGGCCGACGGTGACGCCCGCCTACGTGCCGCCGAACCCCGAGGCGAACGCGCGGGCTGACAAGGACAAGGACCGCAAGCGACCACTCACGCCGCCGGCCCTCGGACTCATCGGGATCCTCCTCGCGAAGTACGAGCCCGGAGCACCGCTGCCGGACAACTACGCCGACGCGTACGACGTGCTGACGAAGCACGGCGAAGGGCTGTTCGGCACGCGCGACTGA
- a CDS encoding glycosyltransferase family 2 protein translates to MDRPEAVSSPQPSIAAVVLNWRDAANTTACIASLAQDGGLNQIIIVDNEADGTLRQALDTSDAPAHVLLERSENGGFSAGVNVGLRYALEADADFVLVINNDARLHEGALSVMLAAFERDASVGIVGPAILNEDGSLQALGPAIGFPLRIDETAGSTSPDFVTWACVLVSRRLLEAIGLLDETFFMYWEDVEFGYRARSAGFKVAIAPEATVAHAVSSSHSIAGDRVQLYSAYGLGRVAARQRHFLLASVIRATLRVGKRVAAGRFHFAGDLWLAYRDGLRQTEQPAFERVTKDAWPR, encoded by the coding sequence ATGGATCGTCCTGAAGCGGTCTCCTCACCCCAACCTTCGATTGCCGCGGTCGTCCTGAACTGGCGCGACGCCGCGAACACGACCGCTTGCATCGCCTCGCTCGCACAGGACGGCGGTCTGAACCAGATCATCATCGTCGACAACGAGGCTGACGGCACGCTTCGGCAAGCGCTCGACACGTCGGACGCTCCCGCGCACGTCCTGCTCGAACGGTCGGAGAACGGCGGCTTCTCCGCCGGAGTCAATGTCGGTCTGCGCTACGCCCTCGAGGCCGACGCAGACTTCGTGCTCGTCATCAACAACGACGCTCGGCTGCACGAGGGAGCGTTGTCCGTGATGCTGGCGGCGTTCGAACGCGATGCGAGTGTGGGGATCGTCGGTCCGGCAATCCTCAACGAGGACGGGTCACTCCAGGCGCTCGGCCCGGCCATCGGGTTCCCATTGCGGATCGACGAGACGGCGGGGTCGACGAGCCCCGACTTCGTGACCTGGGCGTGTGTCCTGGTCTCCCGACGACTTCTGGAGGCGATCGGCCTGCTGGACGAGACCTTCTTCATGTACTGGGAAGACGTGGAGTTCGGCTACCGCGCCCGTTCCGCGGGTTTCAAGGTTGCGATCGCACCCGAGGCGACCGTCGCTCATGCGGTCTCGTCGTCGCACAGCATCGCCGGCGACCGGGTCCAGCTCTACTCGGCGTATGGACTCGGCCGTGTCGCTGCGCGTCAGCGGCACTTCCTCCTTGCCTCCGTCATCCGCGCGACGCTACGTGTGGGCAAACGCGTCGCCGCAGGCCGATTCCACTTCGCTGGTGACCTCTGGTTGGCGTACCGAGACGGTCTGCGCCAGACGGAACAGCCTGCTTTCGAACGCGTGACGAAGGACGCTTGGCCCCGATGA
- a CDS encoding HNH endonuclease signature motif containing protein, giving the protein MSSSPRVPLGPVSTDPLGTLSETVSELLRTWSGALDPIRPGDDAIEQLAGMNDAGVVRVLDQLGAVQHVVEVLAARVMGSVSERSRGGIVGHDPLARSHGYATPAVMLSERWRIPRGRAAAITSVAQAITPKRALTGDVIECDRPEIAAAIEPRLATDAPCVPLSEGDNPTCTVDHDEATTPSGFVRSALSVEGAGILLRELRLVGSGVDDERIHRAVSAGIEHCDGAPLAEVSSLAKLVRTSLDQDGPVPREIALRKQQRCTLRELPDGMTELRAFLAPEAAGWVRATMDAVVGKQLRQVRFIDPSDETAAAAATSSELPSADPLDDAYVPAAEMPDTRTMDERRVEALVGVFRHAAGCESAVMELAPVSLIIRMDEPDLADDGQWSDGKAYIDGVSEPISAGTARCMAADGRIIPMVLGGPSQVLDLGVGTRLFTKGQKMALAERDGGCAWTGCTHPPSYTEAHHLVWWSRGGPTDLSNGILLCSFHHHRIHNDGWEVIVRDHVPWFIPPAHIDPHRIPRRGGKPRLRAA; this is encoded by the coding sequence ATGTCCAGCAGCCCACGCGTTCCCCTCGGTCCGGTCTCCACCGACCCCTTGGGCACGCTGAGCGAGACGGTGTCCGAGCTCCTCCGCACGTGGTCGGGCGCGCTCGACCCGATCCGGCCAGGCGACGACGCCATCGAGCAGCTCGCCGGCATGAACGACGCGGGCGTGGTCCGCGTCCTCGACCAGCTGGGTGCCGTGCAGCACGTGGTCGAGGTCCTGGCCGCGCGCGTCATGGGCTCGGTGTCGGAGCGTTCCCGCGGCGGCATCGTCGGCCACGACCCGTTGGCCCGCAGCCACGGGTATGCGACGCCGGCCGTCATGCTCTCGGAACGGTGGCGCATCCCGCGCGGACGCGCCGCCGCGATCACCTCGGTCGCCCAGGCGATCACCCCCAAGCGCGCCCTCACCGGTGACGTCATCGAGTGCGACCGCCCCGAGATCGCCGCCGCCATCGAACCCCGGCTCGCCACTGACGCCCCCTGCGTGCCGCTGTCCGAGGGCGACAACCCGACGTGCACGGTCGACCACGACGAGGCGACCACCCCATCCGGCTTCGTCCGGTCCGCGCTCAGCGTCGAGGGCGCGGGCATCCTGCTGCGCGAGCTGCGGTTGGTGGGCTCCGGTGTCGACGACGAACGCATCCACCGTGCCGTCAGCGCCGGCATCGAGCACTGCGACGGTGCGCCGCTCGCCGAGGTCAGCAGCCTCGCCAAGCTCGTCCGCACCAGCCTCGACCAAGACGGCCCTGTGCCACGGGAGATCGCGCTCCGGAAGCAGCAGCGCTGCACCCTCCGCGAACTTCCCGACGGCATGACCGAGCTCCGCGCCTTCCTCGCGCCCGAGGCGGCGGGATGGGTCCGCGCGACGATGGACGCCGTCGTCGGCAAGCAGCTGCGACAGGTCCGGTTCATCGATCCCTCCGATGAAACGGCCGCGGCGGCAGCAACCAGCAGTGAGCTGCCCTCCGCGGATCCCCTCGACGACGCCTACGTTCCGGCCGCAGAGATGCCAGACACCCGCACGATGGACGAACGCCGGGTGGAAGCCCTCGTCGGGGTCTTCCGTCACGCCGCAGGTTGCGAGTCGGCGGTCATGGAACTCGCGCCCGTCTCCCTCATCATCCGCATGGACGAACCCGATCTGGCCGACGACGGCCAGTGGTCCGACGGCAAGGCCTACATCGACGGCGTCTCCGAACCGATCTCCGCCGGCACCGCACGGTGCATGGCGGCCGATGGCCGGATCATCCCGATGGTGCTCGGCGGCCCGTCCCAGGTGCTCGACCTCGGAGTCGGCACACGGTTGTTCACCAAAGGGCAGAAGATGGCCCTCGCCGAGCGTGATGGCGGCTGCGCCTGGACCGGCTGTACCCATCCACCGTCGTATACCGAGGCTCATCACCTCGTCTGGTGGTCACGAGGCGGGCCGACCGACCTGTCCAACGGCATCCTGCTCTGCAGTTTCCATCACCATCGCATCCACAACGACGGATGGGAGGTCATCGTGCGCGACCACGTGCCCTGGTTCATCCCGCCCGCGCATATCGATCCGCATCGCATTCCACGCCGCGGCGGCAAGCCGAGGTTGCGCGCTGCCTGA
- a CDS encoding glycosyltransferase codes for MTQKPIARYYRGARTTHLERLHDSAPGDFFYQKPMYDFDVTRAPAGVRVEQTSFVHIAALVLKGTYSRLEIVEPYAPSALPQNLVLSVAARVGRLLRRQPTQLVTYAIENADLPRKVAASTHLPVAVTRALLRLTVGFCYRSLTRIVFGTADAETNYEALLGARMKRRPPETTLIWGLPTAHPSALTVDSDEPASKVLFVGALDERKGIRQLMDSWSNVLASSPNAELQILGKGPLEAEVLRWAQTAPRTTVIIDPARDVIFEAQRHADVAVLLSQPFTNWKEQIGLPIVEGLSVGTEIVASTETGIAEWLQKQGHKVLSPTIKRAELASAIAGALEHRRTREEIRAELPPVDGRLDADRWLFTGDMHEKTGS; via the coding sequence ATGACCCAGAAACCCATCGCCCGGTATTACCGCGGCGCGCGAACGACGCACCTCGAGCGGCTGCACGACAGCGCCCCGGGCGACTTCTTCTATCAGAAGCCGATGTACGACTTCGATGTGACGCGAGCTCCTGCAGGTGTCCGGGTCGAACAGACGTCCTTCGTGCACATCGCGGCATTGGTCCTCAAGGGCACCTACTCGAGGTTGGAGATCGTCGAACCCTACGCTCCCAGCGCACTGCCGCAGAACCTGGTTCTCTCGGTGGCAGCGCGCGTAGGCCGACTGCTTCGTCGGCAGCCGACCCAGCTCGTGACCTACGCGATCGAGAACGCAGACCTGCCGCGCAAGGTCGCTGCGAGCACGCATCTGCCAGTCGCCGTCACCCGGGCCCTGCTGCGTCTGACGGTTGGATTCTGCTACCGGTCGCTGACTCGCATTGTCTTCGGCACCGCCGACGCGGAGACGAACTACGAAGCTTTGCTCGGCGCCCGGATGAAGCGTCGTCCACCGGAGACGACCTTGATCTGGGGCCTGCCGACAGCCCACCCGTCCGCGCTCACCGTCGACAGCGACGAGCCGGCCTCGAAAGTGCTGTTCGTGGGTGCACTCGACGAGCGGAAGGGCATTCGCCAGCTCATGGACAGCTGGTCGAACGTGTTGGCGTCGTCGCCGAACGCCGAACTCCAGATCCTCGGCAAGGGGCCGCTCGAGGCGGAGGTCCTCCGCTGGGCGCAGACGGCACCGCGCACGACGGTCATCATCGACCCCGCCCGAGACGTCATCTTCGAGGCGCAGCGTCATGCTGACGTCGCCGTCCTACTGTCGCAACCCTTCACCAACTGGAAGGAGCAGATCGGTCTCCCGATCGTCGAGGGCCTCAGCGTCGGAACCGAGATCGTCGCGAGCACGGAAACCGGCATTGCAGAGTGGCTGCAGAAGCAGGGCCATAAAGTGCTCTCACCCACAATCAAGCGCGCAGAGCTTGCAAGCGCAATCGCCGGCGCTTTGGAGCACCGCCGGACGCGAGAAGAGATCCGGGCAGAGCTACCTCCTGTTGATGGTCGCTTAGATGCTGACAGGTGGCTGTTCACCGGCGACATGCACGAAAAGACAGGGTCCTGA
- a CDS encoding glycosyltransferase family 1 protein has translation MILADTRWSGVHGIGRYASEVLPRLSVEWSALEVGGKPSDPQDFLRVRRTPGGETIYSPGYNGFLARSPQVVTVHDLIHLHPTTNRRAVYLAHYSAVLRPIIRRNRLVLTVSETSKHAIEEWVDDDRVRVVNAGNGLSDAFHPGEAPTDAADALPYFLYVGNLRAHKNVDVVFRALARVPDARLVVVMNDREGAERRAAELGVADRVEVRSGLSDPELAELYRGAAATVFPSLVEGFGLPAVESIACGTPVIFWEGCESIAEISSGQGFPVGDAHDDLAWAEAMRTALADRPHATAPAATYSWDRTAEIVSNVLRER, from the coding sequence ATGATCCTTGCCGACACCAGGTGGAGCGGCGTCCACGGCATCGGTCGCTATGCGTCCGAAGTGCTCCCGCGGTTGAGCGTCGAGTGGTCGGCGCTCGAGGTCGGCGGCAAGCCGTCCGATCCGCAGGACTTCCTCCGCGTGCGCCGGACACCCGGCGGTGAGACGATCTACTCCCCCGGCTACAACGGGTTCCTCGCCCGCTCGCCACAAGTGGTGACCGTCCACGACCTGATTCATCTGCACCCGACGACCAACCGTCGTGCCGTGTACCTCGCGCACTATTCGGCTGTGCTGCGCCCGATCATCCGCCGGAACCGACTGGTGCTGACCGTGTCGGAGACGTCGAAGCATGCGATCGAGGAGTGGGTCGACGACGACCGCGTCCGTGTCGTCAACGCCGGCAACGGACTGTCGGACGCATTCCACCCGGGCGAGGCCCCGACCGACGCTGCGGATGCTCTCCCCTACTTCCTGTACGTCGGCAACCTGCGCGCGCACAAGAACGTCGACGTCGTCTTCCGAGCGCTGGCCCGCGTGCCCGACGCCCGACTCGTCGTCGTCATGAACGACCGCGAGGGCGCCGAGCGCCGTGCAGCGGAACTCGGTGTCGCCGATCGCGTCGAAGTGCGGAGCGGACTCTCCGACCCGGAGCTCGCTGAGCTCTACCGCGGCGCAGCCGCCACAGTCTTCCCGTCGTTGGTCGAAGGGTTCGGCCTTCCTGCGGTCGAGAGCATCGCGTGCGGAACCCCGGTGATCTTCTGGGAGGGCTGCGAGTCGATCGCCGAGATTTCGAGCGGCCAGGGGTTCCCGGTCGGTGACGCACACGACGACCTGGCCTGGGCCGAAGCGATGCGTACGGCCCTGGCTGACCGACCCCATGCCACAGCGCCGGCGGCGACGTACAGCTGGGACCGGACGGCCGAGATCGTCTCGAACGTGTTGCGAGAGCGTTGA
- a CDS encoding lipopolysaccharide biosynthesis protein: MRRLRQASNLLLYLLIPGLGAATPLLVYPALTAQYGSTGFAAVAVAQSLGLAGATICELGWSVLGPQRVARAQTAERASLYQSALATKLLATLVGAPVAAVAAAVIATDYKPAAAVLAAASVATCLSPGWFLVGANRPLAILAFEGIPRLLIMAGVAGLLLAGAPLLVYGIGTLVAVIFTQVAVSLRFGQRLLPRLSAFTSGGAIIKQQLPLTGGRAVSVVYTSLPIAIVGLVNPSAVAVFAAVDRLMRMALAILGGVPSRLQSWVGSAPEDGRVKRSRQSLLMNAALGAISGVGFAVLVPFVANLVFSGTIDIVWQVAVLGGAILFAICASRGFGLSLVAEGRANWIALANVLAAIAGVATTFALTGPLGAPGAQLGGLCAELVGIAVQAFCLFLLKRPPLRDSVA; this comes from the coding sequence ATGAGAAGACTGCGCCAAGCCTCGAACCTCCTCCTGTACCTGCTCATCCCAGGCCTCGGAGCGGCCACTCCGCTGCTGGTCTACCCGGCGTTGACCGCCCAGTACGGCAGCACCGGCTTCGCTGCGGTCGCCGTCGCGCAGTCGCTCGGCCTGGCCGGTGCGACCATCTGCGAGCTCGGGTGGAGCGTCCTCGGCCCACAACGGGTTGCGAGAGCGCAAACTGCTGAGCGTGCCTCGCTGTATCAGTCAGCATTGGCGACCAAGCTCCTTGCAACGCTGGTCGGCGCTCCTGTCGCAGCGGTCGCTGCCGCAGTCATCGCCACCGACTACAAGCCTGCCGCCGCGGTCCTGGCTGCCGCATCCGTGGCGACCTGCCTCAGCCCGGGTTGGTTCCTCGTAGGGGCGAACCGGCCCCTCGCCATCCTGGCGTTCGAAGGCATCCCTCGGTTGCTCATCATGGCCGGGGTCGCCGGGCTCCTGCTCGCCGGAGCGCCGTTGCTCGTCTACGGGATCGGCACGCTCGTCGCGGTCATCTTCACGCAGGTCGCGGTGTCGCTGCGGTTCGGTCAGCGACTCCTGCCGCGGCTCTCGGCATTCACCAGCGGCGGGGCGATCATCAAGCAGCAGCTCCCGCTCACCGGGGGACGCGCCGTGAGCGTGGTCTACACCTCGCTGCCGATCGCGATCGTCGGTCTCGTCAACCCGTCCGCCGTGGCGGTGTTCGCCGCCGTCGACCGACTCATGCGGATGGCCCTCGCGATCCTCGGCGGCGTTCCCAGCCGTCTGCAGAGCTGGGTCGGTAGCGCTCCCGAGGATGGACGCGTCAAACGAAGCCGACAGTCACTCCTCATGAATGCTGCTCTCGGTGCCATCTCCGGCGTCGGGTTCGCTGTCCTCGTCCCGTTCGTCGCGAACCTGGTCTTCTCGGGAACGATCGACATCGTCTGGCAGGTCGCCGTCCTCGGTGGCGCGATCCTGTTCGCGATCTGTGCCTCGCGAGGGTTCGGACTGTCGCTCGTCGCTGAAGGCCGGGCCAACTGGATCGCCCTGGCGAACGTCCTCGCGGCCATCGCCGGTGTGGCGACCACGTTCGCGCTCACGGGCCCGCTCGGCGCCCCAGGCGCACAGCTCGGAGGCCTCTGCGCGGAGCTCGTCGGTATCGCGGTGCAGGCGTTCTGCCTTTTCCTCCTGAAGCGACCTCCGCTGCGCGATTCGGTGGCCTAG
- a CDS encoding O-antigen ligase: MGIERTASARPSPAFRMALFVLGVVFFSGFINLIPSPGPALATLLIDGALVIMFGAFVVRVGIAQGRMPVSIWMAAWLLLVLAYAALLLQGGAPFAEQLATVRSHALYVFLAIYIATCVEETAELRRLLEMIMRLGVAFSVFGILQYLLRAQLPTWLLASSDTRVFSYFGTDITRSNGLMGNTIVYSAVLLLFLSLWAFKFAQRPTWRSGLASVVVIVALMTTFSRIAIAGAVVIALLALLRMLGKEGISKLVPGLVAFSLLGSVVVVALLADSTTSRAIADSFIVKELFGGQNESVQGSTAGHDAFTQFALNSFGSNPWTGVGIGSQSVVGTTAVQITDGANLAVAVEGGLALFIPWMLLIVTAGLAAFAARKIVDADYRFLAYGLVVFIAYQFGAASFVNSAIIGKTPFLLFWGAFGILMGLGRASRRSAGSVSVAVGSDSERHDPAAIR; this comes from the coding sequence ATGGGGATCGAGCGAACTGCCAGCGCGCGTCCGTCCCCGGCCTTCCGCATGGCGCTCTTCGTTCTAGGGGTCGTGTTTTTCTCGGGGTTCATCAATTTGATCCCGTCGCCTGGACCAGCGTTGGCAACGCTCCTCATTGATGGCGCGCTCGTGATCATGTTCGGCGCGTTCGTCGTACGTGTTGGCATCGCTCAGGGACGCATGCCCGTCAGCATCTGGATGGCCGCCTGGCTACTGCTGGTCCTCGCGTACGCTGCCTTGCTACTTCAGGGTGGTGCGCCATTTGCAGAGCAATTGGCAACGGTGCGCAGTCACGCTCTATACGTGTTTCTTGCTATCTATATCGCGACTTGTGTTGAGGAAACTGCCGAGCTTCGGCGACTGCTCGAGATGATCATGCGGTTGGGCGTGGCGTTTTCGGTCTTTGGGATCCTGCAATACCTGCTTCGAGCTCAACTTCCGACCTGGCTCCTGGCGAGCTCTGATACGCGTGTCTTCAGCTATTTCGGAACTGACATCACCCGCTCGAACGGCCTCATGGGCAATACCATCGTCTACTCCGCTGTGTTGCTTCTGTTCCTATCTCTCTGGGCGTTCAAATTCGCTCAGAGACCGACATGGCGGAGTGGCCTGGCAAGCGTGGTCGTGATCGTGGCCCTCATGACGACCTTCTCGCGCATCGCGATCGCTGGCGCCGTCGTCATCGCTCTTTTGGCGCTTCTGCGAATGCTTGGTAAAGAGGGCATCTCCAAACTGGTGCCGGGGTTGGTCGCATTCTCGCTCCTGGGAAGCGTTGTTGTTGTGGCTCTCCTCGCAGATTCGACGACCTCACGGGCGATCGCGGACTCTTTCATCGTGAAGGAGCTGTTCGGAGGGCAGAACGAGTCTGTTCAAGGATCGACGGCCGGTCACGACGCATTCACACAGTTTGCGCTCAACAGCTTCGGATCAAATCCTTGGACCGGGGTCGGGATCGGTAGCCAGAGCGTGGTGGGAACTACCGCCGTTCAGATCACAGACGGAGCCAATCTCGCCGTGGCTGTGGAAGGTGGATTGGCGCTCTTCATTCCCTGGATGTTGCTCATTGTGACCGCTGGCCTTGCGGCATTCGCCGCGCGCAAGATCGTCGACGCTGACTACCGGTTCCTTGCATACGGTCTCGTTGTCTTCATTGCTTACCAGTTCGGCGCCGCATCGTTCGTGAACTCAGCGATTATCGGGAAGACGCCCTTCCTGTTGTTCTGGGGGGCATTCGGCATACTCATGGGCCTTGGCAGAGCAAGCAGGAGGAGTGCGGGTTCCGTGAGCGTCGCAGTAGGAAGCGACAGCGAACGTCACGATCCAGCGGCCATCCGGTAG